A single window of Dendropsophus ebraccatus isolate aDenEbr1 chromosome 5, aDenEbr1.pat, whole genome shotgun sequence DNA harbors:
- the LOC138793961 gene encoding olfactory receptor 52K2-like, which translates to MSQQNTTMLFPTHFILLGIPGLEHLQLYLALIFTVVYVTSVFGNLMLLFIIKIDRSLHEPMYYFLCMLSSIDLALSNSTTPKMLGILWVNSQEIYSEACLTQMFFLHSFAIMESALLLAMAFDRYVAICNPLRYTSILTKWLITQIGVLAISRAAALMMPLPLLIKRLPFCSDNVIHHSYCEHMAVVKLVCADTTFNNIYGIVVALFIVGLDLIFIICSYIFILRAVFRLASREAKLKALGTCASHVCAILAFYIPVVLSSVVHRFGKNVPIHIHILLANVYLMLPPLINPIVYGVRTKQIRHRVKSIFSVHFVCSTHVCSDVRKTHSTQHAT; encoded by the coding sequence ATGTCTCAGCAGAACACCACCATGTTATTTCCAACTCATTTCATCCTTCTGGGGATCCCGGGCCTTGAACATCTCCAGCTCTACCTCGCCCTCATCTTCACTGTTGTCTATGTCACTTCTGTCTTCGGAAACCTCATGCTGCTCTTCATCATCAAAATAGACCGGAGCCTCCATGAGCCCATGTACTATTTTCTCTGCATGTTGTCCTCCATTGACCTGGCCTTGTCCAATTCTACTACACCCAAGATGTTGGGGATCCTGTGGGTGAACTCTCAGGAGATTTATTCCGAGGCATGCCTCACCCAGATGTTCTTTCTCCATTCctttgccattatggagtcggctCTACTTCTGGCTATGGCATTTGATAGATATGTCGCCATCTGTAACCCTCTAAGATACACCTCAATACTGACCAAATGGCTAATAACACAAATTGGCGTGTTGGCCATCAGTAGAGCAGCGGCACTGATGATGCCATTACCATTGCTGATAAAAAGGCTGCCATTCTGCTCAGATAACGTCATCCACCACTCCTACTGTGAGCACATGGCCGTGGTGAAACTGGTGTGTGCCGATACCACCTTCAACAACATTTACGGCATAGTGGTAGCTCTTTTCATAGTTGGGTTGGATCTTATCTTCATCATTTGCTCGTACATCTTCATTCTTAGGGCTGTATTTCGGCTGGCCTCTAGGGAAGCCAAATTGAAGGCTCTCGGTACATGCGCCTCCCATGTTTGCGCCATTCTTGCATTCTACATTCCGGTTGTTCTGTCATCTGTTGTTCATAGGTTTGGAAAAAATGTCCCGATTCATATTCACATCTTATTGGCCAATGTCTACCTGATGCTGCCACCTCTCATCAACCCCATTGTGTACGGGGTAAGGACCAAGCAGATAAGGCACAGGGTGAAGTCCATCTTTAGTGTGCACTTTGTATGTTCTACCCATGTCTGCTCCGACGTGAGGAAGACTCATAGTACACAGCATGCAACTTAA